The proteins below come from a single Odontesthes bonariensis isolate fOdoBon6 chromosome 18, fOdoBon6.hap1, whole genome shotgun sequence genomic window:
- the tmem222b gene encoding transmembrane protein 222, with amino-acid sequence MADVVEKDTMKNYHIASEKINPGTSRFPYCVVWTPIPVLSWLFPFIGHMGICTSTGVIRDFAGPYFVSEDNMAFGRPTKYWMLDVSKVYASGSNAWDTAVHDASEEYKHRMHNLCCDNCHSHVAMALNLMRYENSASWNMVNLCLLALIHGKHVSCAGFLKTWLPFMMLMGIILTVALAINLR; translated from the exons ATGGCGGATGTTGTTGAAAAAGACACCATGAAGAATTACCATATAGCTTCCGAGAAAATTAACCCGGGGACCAGTCGCTTTCCCTATTGTGTAGTCTGGACACCCATCCCCGTATTATC ATGGCTGTTTCCATTCATTGGTCACATGGGAATCTGCACTTCCACCGGAGTCATCCGGGACTTTGCCGGCCCTTACTTTGTCTCG GAAGACAACATGGCTTTTGGAAGACCTACAaa GTACTGGATGCTCGACGTAAGCAAAGTCTACGCCAGTGGCTCCAACGCCTGGGACACAGCAGTGCACGATGCCTCAGAGGAGTATAAGCACAGGATG cACAACCTGTGCTGTGATAACTGTCACTCACATGTTGCCATGGCGCTGAATCTGATGCGATATGAAAACAGCGCTTCGTGGAACATGGTCAACCTCTGTCTCCTTGCTCTCATCCACGGAAAACATGTCAG CTGTGCAGGCTTTCTGAAGACCTGGCTGCCTTTCATGATGCTCATGGGCATCATCCTTACAGTGGCCCTGGCCATCAACCTCCGGTGA
- the tpbg1b gene encoding trophoblast glycoprotein a: MLEVTRRIVFCALLGSVYASCPPRCECSEAAHTVKCVSKDLRSIPTGIPGYTRNLFITGNQIGRIGPESFKGLDNVTNLSLSNNRISKVESHTFAGLLRLRSLDLSNNQLAAIHPEAFTVLNQSLRELNLSGALYNHSSVMDLATSLRWSSLGNLQVLDLSDNGLIYLPSRIFSHLSSLRRLQLSNNSLVAIHNSTLSGLERLEELDLTFNALKTFPEEGLRELDSLPRASLLLGENPFTCTCGIEPFALWLNRSQDRIRDADSLLCDFPVSMRNTSMLAVGTLTLGCHQRDSGADLALQTSYVFLGIVLGFIGLIFLFVLYLNRKGIKKRIYEMRDACREVWEGYHYRIEIDSDPRLSQVSTSADV, translated from the exons ATGCTGGAGGTGACGCGCCGCATTGTTTTCTGCGCGCTCCTCGGCTCTGTTTACGCGTCGTGCCCCCCGCGCTGCGAGTGTTCAGAGGCGGCTCACACCGTGAAGTGCGTCTCCAAAGACCTGCGGAGTATCCCCACAGGGATTCCCGGATACACTAGGAATCTGTTCATAACCGGGAATCAAATCGGTCGAATCGGCCCAGAATCTTTCAAAGGTCTGGATAATGTGACCAACTTGTCTCTGAGCAATAACAG AATTTCCAAAGTGGAATCCCATACCTTCGCTGGACTCCTTCGCCTCCGTTCTCTGGATCTCAGCAACAACCAGCTGGCTGCCATCCACCCCGAGGCCTTCACCGTCCTCAACCAGTCTCTGCGCGAGCTCAACCTGAGCGGAGCCCTCTACAACCACTCCTCTGTGATGGACTTGGCCACGTCCCTCCGCTGGAGCTCCTTGGGGAACCTGCAGGTTCTGGACCTGTCCGACAACGGCCTCATCTACCTGCCGTCGCGCATCTTCTCCCACCTGAGCAGCCTGCGGCGGCTTCAGCTCTCCAACAACTCTCTGGTAGCCATCCACAACTCCACCCTCTCCGGTTTGGAACGTCTGGAGGAGCTCGACCTCACGTTCAACGCCCTCAAGACATTTCCTGAGGAGGGCTTGCGAGAGCTGGACTCCCTGCCCAGAGCTTCTCTTCTGCTGGGGGAGAACCCGTTCACGTGCACTTGTGGAATTGAACCTTTTGCTCTGTGGCTCAACAGATCACAGGATCGTATTAGAGACGCCGACAGCCTTTTGTGCGACTTCCCAGTGAGCATGAGAAACACATCCATGCTGGCTGTGGGCACGCTGACTCTGGGATGCCACCAGAGGGATTCAGGGGCAGACCTGGCTTTGCAGACCTCTTACGTCTTCTTGGGTATCGTCCTGGGCTTCATAggcctcatcttcctctttgTACTTTACCTCAACCGCAAGGGCATCAAGAAGCGCATCTACGAAATGCGGGATGCCTGCAGGGAGGTGTGGGAGGGCTACCACTATCGTATCGAGATCGACTCTGACCCCAGGTTATCACAGGTCTCTACGAGTGCCGACGTGTGA